Genomic segment of Chloroflexota bacterium:
GCATCCGGGCTCTTGCCGTGTAAGAGACTGAGGAAAAAGTAGGCGTGGTTGGGATGAGATTCATCCGGTTCGATCACGAATATGAAATCCCCCTCCCAGTCCTTACCTGCTCTCTCATAGTCTTTGCTTTCGTTTAGCTGACGGCTGAGTTCCTTTATCCACTCCTCTGAGATGAACTTGATAGTCATGACTCCTCTCCTTTCGGTGTCTTCGCCCTACCTGCCAATTACGTATTTGTATGGGTCTACCTCTTCCCTGAGTATCCTCAGTTCCTCTTCTGTCGGGGGGCCGGTCGGCACCACGTTCTCCGCCTTGAACCCCGTTTCTACCTCCTACAGCAGCTCTATGTCCTTCAAGTCCGGGGCTACTCTCAGCGTTGGCTCCGTAAGTGCCTGCACTTCATCCACGGTCCAGCCTGGCGCTAGTTCCCTCAGCCACAATCTCTTGTCCTTCACTTCAATCACCGCGATATCGGTCACTATCAGGTCGACGCACTCTGGAGCGGTCAAGGCCACGCTGCACGTCTTCACTATCTTGGGCTTTCCATCCTTGGTAGTATGCTCCGTGGCCGCCTGAGGAGTGACATACTGTCCGCTGGCGTTCACCAGGTCTATATCCGCTTTCTCTTTCATGTCCTCTGCGGTTACGACGGGACCGAAGCCCAGAGCCCCGTTTTCGGTGTGATAGATGACGGTCATTCCCTCTGGTACAAAGCTGGAAACCAGCGTGGGGATGCCTATGCCCAGATTCACCACTGCGCCATCGAATAGCTCTTTGGCTATTCTCATTGCCATAGCTTCCCGACTGAGGCGTTCCTTCATCTTTCTCCTTATCCGTATCAGGACAGTTTCGGCTATTGCACTCGCCTCACCTGGAAGTTGCGTTCCAGGTGACGTGGGAATCCCGGATCTTCCTTGACCTTCACTATCCTCTTCACGTAGATGCCAGGGGTTATTACTGACTCTGGGTCCAACTCACCTGCGTCCACGATTCGGTCCACTTCAGCGATGGTAGTTCTCGCGGCAATCGCCATTATGGGATTGAACTGCCTTTGAGTTCCCCGATACACCAGATTGCCCATCAAATCAGCCTTGAAGGCTCTGACAAAGGCGTAGTCCGCCTTGAGCGCTCTTTCCATCAGACAGGGTCTGTCATCGAAGACCCTCACTTCCTTGCCCTTTTCTATGACAGTTCCCGCACCGGTGGGAGTATAGAAAGCTGGGATTCCGGCGCCTCCAGCCCTTATCCTCTCAGACAGTGTACCCTGAGGAACAATCTCCAGTTCG
This window contains:
- a CDS encoding succinyl-CoA--3-ketoacid-CoA transferase produces the protein MKERLSREAMAMRIAKELFDGAVVNLGIGIPTLVSSFVPEGMTVIYHTENGALGFGPVVTAEDMKEKADIDLVNASGQYVTPQAATEHTTKDGKPKIVKTCSVALTAPECVDLIVTDIAVIEVKDKRLWLRELAPGWTVDEVQALTEPTLRVAPDLKDIELL
- a CDS encoding SCP2 sterol-binding domain-containing protein gives rise to the protein MTIKFISEEWIKELSRQLNESKDYERAGKDWEGDFIFVIEPDESHPNHAYFFLSLLHGKSPDAAMVASENERKADFTIRAPYRTWRKVIEGKLDPIQA
- a CDS encoding 3-oxoacid CoA-transferase subunit A; the protein is MINKVFETFEEAVKDVPDGAVIMVGNFAGPGGTPFYLIQALRKQGAKNLTIVANTAGGIGLTLDYDDHRILFENKQVKKVIASFPFSTSASRPSVAEKQILSGEVELEIVPQGTLSERIRAGGAGIPAFYTPTGAGTVIEKGKEVRVFDDRPCLMERALKADYAFVRAFKADLMGNLVYRGTQRQFNPIMAIAARTTIAEVDRIVDAGELDPESVITPGIYVKRIVKVKEDPGFPRHLERNFQVRRVQ